A genomic stretch from Malus domestica chromosome 15, GDT2T_hap1 includes:
- the LOC103400340 gene encoding uncharacterized protein, which produces MEDNHEPCSPNSLKQKLRSSLCIIPCFPTPKNYHHGTLTAPPTPNGADNVNLVRTSLFSPNSRSSRSSHHHHHHHHHNNSHYEFAELKDKCKNLIGRMHGRGSGQGHVGRKHHSSSADFKYDALSYALNFDHEETDLEDYPLRSFSSRLPHSPPQSSQESSSVASPPASKAITAYS; this is translated from the coding sequence atgGAGGACAACCACGAACCCTGCTCCCCAAACTCTCTCAAACAAAAGCTCCGCTCCTCCCTCTGCATCATCCCATGCTTCCCTACTCCCAAAAATTACCACCACGGCACCCTCACGGCGCCTCCCACACCGAACGGGGCTGATAATGTCAACCTCGTGCGGACCTCTTTATTCTCCCCTAATTCCCGGTCCTCGCGATCcagccatcaccaccaccatcaccatcaccacaaCAACAGTCATTACGAGTTTGCGGAATTGAAAGACAAGTGCAAGAATTTGATTGGGCGCATGCATGGACGTGGCAGCGGCCAGGGCCACGTGGGAAGGAAGCATCATTCATCCTCTGCTGATTTTAAATATGACGCACTTAGCTACGCCCTCAACTTTGATCACGAGGAGACCGACCTCGAGGATTACCCACTCCGGAGCTTCTCCTCGAGATTGCCGCATTCGCCCCCTCAATCCTCGCAGGAGTCCTCCTCCGTGGCTTCTCCACCTGCGTCCAAGGCGATAACTGCCTATAGCTAG
- the LOC103400035 gene encoding probable E3 ubiquitin-protein ligase RHY1A: protein MAGMLPGVESARRRRVRQSGEPPCVGGIHGSTRRSCFCLYASNHESHHTSTSPLQRSILNQAYMDENLGVEAREAKGRLDERLRTQRKSQLKRHNNSNNKGLKSVDGGGRSSVVLGELQKEVYGAKKSSSSTSGSKKFSWSKLSWKSSDQDECAVCLERFSPGETLVHLPCAHRFHSGCMVPWLHSNAHCPCCRMEISPSNCIGNFVN, encoded by the exons ATGGCTGGAATGCTCCCTGGTGTGGAAAGCGCTCGGAGGAGACGAGTCCGTCAGAGCGGAGAGCCACCGTGTGTCGGCGGCATCCATGGCAGCACCAGGCGCTCTTGTTTCTGTTTGTATGCTAGCAACCATGAATCTCACCACACCTCCACTTCTCCGCTG CAACGAAGCATACTGAACCAAGCATACATGGATGAGAATctgggagtggaagccagagaAGCGAAGGGGAGATTAGATGAAAGACTGAGAACACAAAGAAAATCACAACTTAAAAg GCACAATAATAGTAACAACAAAGGACTGAAAAGTGTGGATGGAGGAGGAAGATCATCTGTGGTGCTCGGAGAGTTGCAGAAAGAAGTGTATGGAGCTAAAAAGAGTAGCAGTAGCACAAGTGGATCAAAGAAGTTCAGCTGGTCAAAGTTGTCCTGGAAGTCATCAGACCAGGATGAGTGTGCAGTCTGCCTGGAAAGGTTCAGTCCAGGTGAGACCCTGGTGCACCTGCCCTGTGCCCATAGGTTCCACTCTGGTTGCATGGTTCCATGGCTTCACAGCAATGCTCATTGCCCGTGTTGCAGAATGGAGATTTCTCCTAGTAATTGTATtggtaattttgtaaattaa
- the LOC103400034 gene encoding uncharacterized protein, translating to MVYSYAPTYYSTLHDSMTSLCKSILPFGFKKRRLPAAEQKLSKLQSDNLKWQQDSFHQMMNLMGLHKEGILAETEVSAFRLHLLETLVASPAAEHEQPVILRDKLLFLQELLYAKCISEDEYHSSKRPLLQRLAAQGAEVEAKDVIASGSLPAKDLKENADQEQWSEIDLKDEKCLLTKDKGGSNSKNKLNHSSAVKQIKGAASVLGFVSPYKQGKNRGENSIFDLLDSSKFSSASSSKHEAGSQSSILMPESLPQVPMKESGSADRTRRKPFRNLFQREQREGQGDHGHENEQTPSKSAKRQWGFDGFKKWKRSDSEENETTPLPLNERSDSEVHLKLVPSPMGEGPDTKLIKRKLLSDGSTSDFFIDKVVGEKIKKELSRIQTELCASNPNLRFTNEQIEAISTRLPVDKADLKKFFPKSWCDRYGDVVLDVVKKEFKEHVGEMESLRNAAREKHGIHSARWVTFQDDEENCHPNLFAPPCDNNHNYTSKFHETNPFCDDHLHTTPRKLRSKPAAYTQDQNQNQNPFWIPGHGY from the exons ATGGTGTATTCGTACGCGCCCACATACTACTCCACTCTTCACGACTCGATGACTTCCCTGTGCAAGTCCATTCTTCCCTTCGGCTTCAAGAAGCGGCGGTTGCCCGCGGCGGAGcagaagctttcgaagctgcaGTCGGATAACCTCAAGTGGCAGCAGGACTCTTTCCACCAGATGATGAACTTGATGGGTCTGCACAAAGAAGGAATCTTGGCTGAGACCGAGGTCTCCGCTTTCCGATTGCATTTGCTCGAAACCCTCGTCGCCTCTCCAGCGGCGGAGCACGAACAGCCGGTTATTCTGAGAGACAAGTTGCTATTCTTGCAG GAGCTCTTGTATGCGAAATGCATATCAGAAGACGAATACCATTCATCGAAGAGGCCGTTGCTGCAGCGATTAGCAGCTCAGGGAGCTGAGGTCGAGGCTAAAGATGTAATCGCTTCAGGGTCGCTGCCAGCGAAGGACCTGAAAGAGAATGCAGATCAAGAGCAGTGGTCTGAAATTGACTTGAAGGATGAGAAATGCTTGCTAACGAAAGACAAAGGGGGTTCAAATTCGAAGAACAAATTGAATCACAGTTCGGCAGTGAAGCAAATCAAAGGGGCAGCTTCGGTGTTGGGATTTGTATCACCTTACAAACAGGGGAAAAACAGGGGAGAAAATAGCATATTCGATTTGCTCGACTCGTCGAAATTCTCTTCCGCCAGCTCTTCTAAGCATGAAGCAGGAAGTCAATCGTCGATACTCATGCCAGAAAGCTTGCCACAGGTTCCGATGAAAGAGAGTGGGAGCGCAGATCGAACGAGGAGGAAGCCGTTTAGGAATTTGTTTCAGAGAGAACAGAGAGAGGGACAGGGGGATCATGGCCATGAAAATGAACAAACACCTTCGAAATCTGCGAAAAGGCAATGGGGTTTTGATGGATTCAAGAAGTGGAAGAGGAGTGACTCAGAGGAGAACGAGACAACTCCGTTGCCACTAAACGAAAGATCGGATAGTGAGGTCCACCTGAAGCTTGTCCCAAGCCCCATGGGTGAAGGGCCAGACACCAAGCTCATAAAAAGGAAGCTGCTCTCGGATGGTTCTACTTCTGATTTCTTCATTGACAAG GTTGTGGGGGAGAAGATAAAGAAGGAGCTGTCAAGAATTCAGACAGAGCTTTGCGCTTCAAATCCAAATCTTCGATTCAC GAATGAACAAATTGAAGCGATTTCAACAAGGCTTCCGGTGGACAAGGCTGACCTGAAGAAGTTCTTTCCTAA GTCGTGGTGTGATCGGTATGGAGACGTTGTTCTGGACGTGGTGAAGAAAGAATTCAAGGAGCATGTTGGGGAGATGGAGAGCTTGAGAAATGCAGCAAGAGAGAAGCACGGTATCCACTCAGCGCGATGGGTTACATTCCAAGATGACGAGGAGAATTGTCACCCGAATCTCTTTGCTCCGCCGTGTGACAACAACCACAATTACACCTCAAAGTTCCATGAAACCAATCCATTCTGTGATGATCACCTTCACACCACCCCTAGGAAGCTGAGATCGAAACCGGCAGCTTATACACAAGACCAGAATCAGAATCAGAATCCCTTTTGGATTCCGGGGCATGGCTACTGA